The stretch of DNA TTTTCACTAGAAGTTGATGGATAGGGTTCCTGCAGAGGGTACAAATATTCCAGACTGCtttattttattggttttttttcatgttggATCACAAATCACTTCCCTGTACCTCAGTTTATTTACTTGATCAATGAGTGTTCTCTGTGGGGGGaagcaatttaaaacaattgtGAAAACTTTTCTTTGTTCCTAGAAGCTctcttgctgctggagctgaagtTGTAAACAAGGCTTTACAGGGGCACAATGCAGTAGAAATTCAAGGGCACCTGGTACATTTAAATGTAGctcttggattttctttttctttctgtgaaataGCTAAtcaagagaggagaggagctcagactgaaggaaagaaagggactAGACTGGGAGAGAGAAATCTGAGGAAGAAATCAAATAATGATATCTTCCTTTCAGTGAGAACTAAGCCTGATCTAGAGGTTTTCTGCAACTGGGATTTTCCCTTAGTAACCCTCCCTAAGGTTATAGGCAGAGGTAGAAAATCCTGTAGTCTGTGAAAAGGATCAAAATTCATAAATCCTGATGTTActtaattgaaattaaatttgcaAGTTTTGGATACCAGGGATATATTCCTTTAACTCTCATGTtctcccctgtcctgctgtAGTGCATCCTTAGTTCTGTAAATCTCTTTCCAGTGCTCTTCTGAGCTAATTTTAATAGAGGACTTATCAAAAttcattataaaaatacataagcCCAGGCATGGTGTGCAGTCAGCCATTAGTGTTCATACTGTTTGATGAATTAAAATGCCAGAAAGTTAAGCTGAAGTACAATTCTGACAGTATCCCCTACTTCAGGATAGGGGGGACTCCTCTCCTGGGAGCCTCTGGCTTGCGGAAGGAGGGCACCCATTGCTCTTGTGGTGCCTGTCAAGCCCCACTTATGTACATGAGCACGTTTACAAGCAAACAAGATTATTTTGGTATCTTTCTCAGTTGATACTGGGGTATTGACATAATGTGGGACACTTTCAGAATATGCACTGGGTGGAAGTAATGAGGACTTGTAATAAATTCTCACTACAGAGTCTGCAggagcattttcttttcatcatcTCATTAATGACTTAGAGCCATTAAGAGCTTAAAGTGCTGAGTAAGgatttacatttaatttaagTCTTCTGTTCTTAGCtgacaaaatgtattttacacaCTTGATGGATGTAATTAGTGTGATGaggctttaaaagaaattggCTTGGTTAAATTTAGAATTTGCCATGTCAGTTTATACATGAAGCCAAAGCATACATATCAGTAGTTCTGTGGCTTTGGAAAATGGCAATTTATTAATATTACTGATGTAtagatgtttttaatttatgataCTGGTACAGTCCAAATCCAACACGCTTTCAGATTTGACAGTGCAATCCATTATGCTACaatttcaaattcttttctaCTGCTCTTGCACCTCAGAACTTACCACTACGTGCTACAGCTACAGACCAGCTGTCCTTTGGATAGCAAGAAATTGTGCATAGCTGCCTAAGTTCCTGTGCTTTGCCAAACTTCCATAAAAGCACACCTCCATGGAAACTGCTGGCCTTCAGTACTGCAAACTGAGGTCAGCTGCACTGCCCTCACTGCCCTTTTTGCCTGCAGTGTTACTGCTTTCTGCTCAGCCTGACTCAATGCTCAGgattcccatgtggaatgttTTCCCTCATACCTTCTGTGCTTGTTGCTTCCTCACTGGAAAAATGAAACTCTTgtttgtgctgccagcagcagcagggatgggtaGAAGGTGTTGTCCAGTGTGCTTGGAGTGAATCTGTTCTTTAATGAAGGATGAGTTTCTGTCTGGTAATTGGAGCTTCTGAACTCATGTCATAATATTCCTGGGTTTTGCTGCAGGCCTGTGTTTTGTGTCAGTAGTGTAAGCTGGGAACTGTTGTTGAAGATAAATGAAAGTAGAGACAACTAAACATTTAGTCCCCAAAGCAGCCAGCCAGTTTGACAGCCTGTTTGTGCTAGGTACAAGTAGCCTTAGGAGGAGTTCCCAGAGATGGCTTTCCATCCCTGTCTGCAGGGATCCTGCGTTGGAAGGAAGGTAGTGAGGGTATCACACTGTGAGTCACAGCCCTGAGAGCACATGGGATGAATTTCCCAACTGGCAATGGCTGTGATGTGCACAGTGGATGTGTCTGGGCAGCTCAGGGTGTTTCAGAGAAGCTGGGTGCTCTGGAGCAGGGTAGGATGAAGCTGACTGCTCTGAGGATATGACTCATATCACAGATGGCTGCAAGGCTAATGCTGCCATCTGAAAGTGTCAGATTACAAGAAATAGTGCACTGCTAACAAAACTCTATGTGCTGGAATGGTTATTTGATGTTACTCtttttttgaagaggaaaagatGATCATTTTTTCCTACTTTGACTAAGTGTTTTTGTATAAGATTACTATGATTGTTATTAGTGAGGAATGTGGGCAATAAACTcttttaggtaaaaaaaaaaaaaaaaaacagacttgaGAATCTGTAGCTGTTTTTTAAAGTGAACCATAGTTCACTTTATTATCTTCTGAGGTGAGTTCACTGTAACTGCATGCCAGGAATTAGTGTCAGTCCTTTTTGCAGTAGGTCATAAGGTAGTTCCCCAGGTAACAACATCCTTTTTCAACATGCAGCCCTCCCAGTGTTACTGAGGTAGGTCTGCCCCATCTGCACCTCACTGAGGTACAACTGCTCCCTGTCTCTTGCAAGAGGATTTGCCAAAATCTCTGGGAACATAATTTTTTAGAGTAGCTTCATGGAGCTGACCAGAGCACTTTGTAGACCCTTGAGTCTTGTTCAAATGTCCAGTTCTGGGGAGAAATGAAGAGGAGATAATGTTTTGTAACAACGTGCTCAACTGGTGCAACAAATGGGTGAGGTTTGGGTGTTTAAATTCCCATTTGCAGTTTTGAAAACCTTTGCTAcagtctgttttaaaataaacaggatAATCTGTAGGAGACTGAAAAAAGACTTACAGCACGCTAATTAAGATGAACTCTGAAGTGTTCTTCTGTTTGACTTCAGTCTGCTTTTTGTAAACTGTGTTCCCTTTCTCTACTTTTATCACCTGCAGCTTTTGCACAACTCAGCACAGGCCAAATAGATGCTTCTGCAGTGTTAAACAatgcattttaataaagaaaagcaaacgAGACTGTGTGTATGCTAGAACATGTATTATGAAGTCTGTATTTTTGGAACAAGGAATCCATTTCTGATGGTTGTGTTTTCAGTGGATCTGTATTACTAGTGTATTACTATTACATCTTATCAACCCTGGGGTGTTCAGTGTTTGCAGCTCCTCCATCTACAGCTGTTTGTAATCCCgaggcagtgcagggagcagctcccgaggcagctgggatgctcagCTTTCTGTGGAGATCCTGCCTTGTACCTTGGAATGTTTGGGGCACCTTTTCTCCCCTGACTCAGAGCTGAACCAGGAAGGGGATAATAATCTCATTACATTAGTTTGGAGTCTATTTGTGAGTTTTGCAGCCTttagggaaatggaaaatatgaatGCCCAGAGAATCAGAACCATGAATTCTACAGTGCTAACTACTGTAGCCACTCGGTAAAGAACTGGCATTCAAACGTTCAGTAAGTTGTTCCTGACCATAAAGGGCACATGTAAGAGCCAACAGCACAGCCTAGGATTGCCATGAAGCTCAGAATAAACACCAGGAGGATGTGCTCAGCTAGAATAATGTACATGTTACCTGTTAGCATTATCTCAccatttctgcagctgttggAAATAATCACGTAAGAAACAGTAAAAGTAAGATAGAAtatgtttagatttttttccaataccAGCTCAGTCCCACAGCTTTGGAAAGAATGTCTTATATTATAGTAaggtattttcttcctttcatttagTAAGgtatgaaagaaaagagaagttttTTATTTGATGTCTAAGGATGCTGAGAACCTGACAGTAgcaactaaaaagaaaaaagtttaaaatacttccaaaaggtgcagaaatgtttatttgacattccattttttaatctatctatctatctatctatctatctatctatctatctatcattTTGTATCTTTTACTTCCAgttttttaactggaaaagcTGAGTGACCCTTCCTGACTTCTTACTAGTGCTGTCCTTTCCCtgagtgtttttcttttttccatctctcagTATAATTATGGACATGAACAGAGGTGCCCATATTTTCTTACTAGTACACCACACTGTGAGACAGAGTGCCAGTATAAGGGGTACTGCTGGATTTCAGGGGAGAATAACTAATAAAGGCTGAGTTCATGGTGGCAGCttctgcaggctgctgccactgtcactgcagTTAGGTTTGCTTTCTTCTGGCATTAAGGAATTAGGGTCCTGAGAGACTGAGCTAGCTAGGTAGTGGGTTTGTTAGTTTGGGGAGGAAACGGATTTGCACACAGAACTGAGCAGGTGATTTCCTCTCAGTGGTGCAGTGAAGCACTGAACCTTGTAGTGCATTTCTGTCCTGGTTTGGGGGGTAAGCAGGTGAGTAATGAAGGTACTTTGTTTGTCATGTGTCCTTGTGATATATTAGTACACTTTGACTGTCACAAAATGCTGGGAAAATTAGCAAGGTTGAAGTGTAATTATGAAGTCATACATGGTCTCAGTGCTGGTGTTGGAAAATTCAGCCTTCAGGCAGGAGTGCAAACTGTGACACATGGGCAGTGAGTTGGTCATGAACATGGGAAGGGAATGGCTTTAGTGGTTAAGAGGACACATAAGGGGTTTTTGGAGGACTTCTTTTCAAGATTACACCTCCAGTCATTCAGTTGCTTTTTGGCAAACAAAAGAGTTTGTGGGAAACAGTAATGAACAGTAaagtaaagaacaaaatattttgttttgttaaaggGTTTGGTTGATTTTAGTGATGAAGAATCTTAAACTTGTGAGTTTTCATGTGAATATCTAATATTTCCTGTAATAACATCAGTAGGTCCTTAAGCTCTTTAGGAAGAAGTTAATAAATAGGAATTAACTAGCCTTTTACCCCTTCTCAGTAAACAAtgcttatttttccattcaaatGCCAGTGGTGTGGTCATTACAGTATAACAGCATGAGCAAGACAAGACTTACAGGGAGATGTGATTTCTCTGATGGATTGGTTGAATAAAAAGATAATGCCTACTTGCAAATGTCTTTTCATCCTTGCTTTTATGATGTTTGTGCTCGTTCCAAATGAGATTTGCAGGTTCTCTGGTAGGTAAAACGTTGGCTGTCAGCTCACAGCTAATTGTCCCAGAGGGTCTTGGATAAAAACCTTTTTACTCCGTTATGACCTCCTCGGTGATGTGCTCATAGCTGTTGAGCTCAGTCACGTTTTACTGCTTGTGTGCCCTGCTGTGTTCTGTTGTGGTGATGCCAGGGAAGAGCTTGGCTGTAACCCTGAGAATCACACCACAATCAAAAATTTTGTCCCACTGTGATGATAGCCACTCTCAAAAGCCTCGTTAggaatgaaaagcaaagcactgGAGCATGGACTGATAAGGTGACCTCCTGAAGCCATCAAAAGTTAGAATTACAACTGTATTTCCTCCAGTGTGGAGTGAAATGAGTTCCTGTGCACCTTCTTAGGGGCAGTGAAATCTGAATCTTATCAACAGAGCTGTAATCCTGACTTCATTGTCTTCTCTCCCTCATGGTGCTTTAGGATCATAGCAGGAGCATTGGCACAGAGTTACTGAGACCTACTATAGTGAGAGCAAAACGTTGCAGAGGTTTTGCCCAAGCAAATATGCTGCATATTCATGTCATATTTACCACTGTGTAACTTTGCTGTTTGTGAATTTGATCTTGCATAGTTTGCTTCTTGTCTCTTTGGACATTGTGTGTTTTTTGAGAGTCCTTACTTTGACTTGTTCCCAGGTACTGAGCTGCCTTTCTTTCAATGTCTAATAATGTCTTTTTCTCATTAttataaactaaaaaaaaaatttttttttagtcttctgTTGTTAGGAGGTTGAATGAGTTGTTTGTGgcctgaatttattttctagtCTAGTAAAGTGATGTTTTCTAAATAATAAGTTCTAAACCAGTGGCTGCAAACTTGTTAGAGCTCCTTGTATACTCCTTGCCTTTTTCTGGCAGTAGTGACTTACACACTGGATAGACCATTTCCTGCCAGCTTTCATctactctttattttcttctctgtattcACTACATGCAGGTTATGGCTCCTGTACACAGATCCAAGGGTTTGATGCTTCTCCTGTGTGATACAGAAGGATGCAAAGGGAAGAGGCAAACACATCTCTGTGGGAATTGATTTATGCAGGAGATACCTGTGATTAAGTTCCCTACCCACTGGATGTCACTATTGTTCCACAGAAATTCATCCATGGAATATTTATCTAGCATTGAGAGTTGACAGCAAAGACCATTTGCTTGCAGCAAACTGAAAATTTCTAATTGTATTTCCAGGAGTACTGTACATTTATGTTCATTTTGCAATTGAATTTTATATAAAGGTTCACCATTTTATAGTAATAACAAAAGAGAGCTTTGCCAAACCTTCAGCTCTGATGACTCTGGAAGTGCAGATAGTGAGTCATGAAAACCAGCCAGCAGAGAAGCTTGCAGTCATTATACTCAAGCCACTTGTTCTCATTATTATTCTCTtactctgcagtgctggaggtgaTCTCAGCATAGTGAATGAACATTACCAGTCTCCTCAAATTTGCTTAGTACAttagttattttctttccccaaagaAGTGCATTCTGTGTGGTGTTTTACTCTGCAATGGCACTTGAGTATTCCAGGAGCTGGTTCTCTGAGAGGCCAAGCAATCCCCTGGTGAGGAGGAGATCTGGCTGTGAGGGGCTGGGTTACACTGCCAGTACTCAGTCTCTGTGTGATCCAGCAAATGACCTCAAATCTCTCATGTCTGTGTGCCATGATCTCTTGTGTTTCACAGAGAATGTCCTGACCACCCTTAAAATTTCTGGGGTGCTACAATAAAATGAAGCAGTCTGGTGATTCCATCTAACATTTGTCTCAACATTGTCTAAATACATGTAGATGCCAACCCAGTGAAAATGACAATGGGCATGGAAGAATCCTGCACTTTGTCTGCAGCTTGAAAAGCCCTGGTCTTCAGTGGTAGCCCCAGAACACCGTACATGTCCCAGGAAAAGGAATAGTAATTgactaaaaatcccaaaaatgtacagggaaaaaaaatttacaaacaTCTTCAAgagccactgctgctctcctAAAATTAGAATATGTTGGTGGTATCAGCTCCATTAAAGAGGAGCCAAGTCATTGGAGGCATTTGGTCACATCTCCTTCCTCAACTTAGTGCCTAAAATGCTTGTGTGAAGGCTCACAGGTTTGTAAGAGGCATGATAGCTGCTGTGGCTCTTACTTTGACATCCTCTGAAGATTATTGCCATCACCCCAGTGAGGTTTGAACAGTTTTGTGAGAGACTGGCAGCAAACTATCCAAAAACCAAGACAAAGTGGGATCAAGATTTTAGATACTGGAgagaagcaaaagagaaatttctttGCTGGAGCCTTTGAGGCTTCAGCACTTCATTTGTATTCAGTAGAGGGGCAGCCTTTCATGGGGGCTGGAAGTTGCTCAGCTAAGACCAAGTCATTCCCACCAGATCATTAGAATTTGTGACTCTGATGGCCTTGCCACCCAAAACAAGTCACTTCTGGAGTGTTTCATTTGACAGTGGTGATGCTCAGTTTAGCTAAATTCATGTGGGTTTTGCCCACGTGAAAACATGGAGTTCATAATGTGTTTTAAGGTGCTGTGGAGCTGgttcaaaatgttttctaagCGCTAGAGCGGGATTTAAAACCTTGGCTCACAGGATTTGGGCTGTGCACAAGGTCCAGAGAGTTACACTGggtgttttttgtgtgtggacAGCCAGTGGCTGCATTGTCAATGACAATGGCAGCAATTACACGCTGACCCACATGTGTTTGGAGATACCTGCAGCTGGAGTTCAGGCAATGAATGAATTGGTTGATCTGAGTATGTCTGTGCATGAATACAGGTGTGggatttttactgtatttttgttaTCCATCCATGAGTAATGGCAGACTggccttattttctttttcatgcctATAATTGATTATTGAAAGGGAGCTAGTGATGGTTTTACAGGTAGCACTTTCTGAAGGAGGTTGTGGATTGGTTCTTTCTGAGTAGTTATGTTTAGAACAAGGcattaaagaaatacaaagcaTATTAAGTCCAAGTCAATTATAGAAACTCTCACAATCACAGTCCATTAAGAGGTTTTAGAAGATGTATTGAATATTTTTGAACAACAACAATTCTAAAGTAAtagtataaaattattttctgattgcAGTTAGCACTGTTaaaactaaatataaaaatttagttttatttttatgtgtatttatatttgtacacacacacacacacgtgtgtgtgtgtacgtCTTACGTATGTATATATGAACATCCATATGTTTTGGGGCAAATCTCTTGTGTTTTGGCTGTGCCTAATGTTAGTCACCACTGCAGAGATTAAAGCCTCTGAAGTACAGGGATGGTTCTTAACATGAAGTTTATAGCAAACTCTAATGCTTCAGTACAGAGATAACCAAGACATGCTGGTAGAAAACTGAATCCTATAGTAGCTAGGATAATTAAATGTGTATTGACTTTTTAATAGCAACTTCCAAGGTACCACTgaggtgcagctctgctgtgctgctgaagtaTCTCAAGCACTTGCACTGTTGATGGTGTGGGGTCGTGGTACTCAGGGAAATGGGGTCTCTTGCAGGGCTCAGTACAGGCACCAGCTGTAGCTATTCCTCACTACAGTCCTCGAAAATGAGAATGTTTtcattccatgaaaaaaaacccaccccaaccACTTTCAAGTGTATTAATTCTTCTAAGAGATGTTTCtagctttgttttcattgtaTAGAGCATGTTTCAAGGTGATTTGCTGtgattgggttttttcagtAACAATTCAGGAGAACCTTCTGTTAAGGGTTTGCTTTTTCTAATCTGCTGCAGGGAAACTGCCTtgtaaaaatattccttccCAAGTTATTGAAGATGTGCAGTTTACAAAGCCAAATCAAGTTGCAAAATGGAGATAATTAAATTAGTGACTTCTATAAAGGTGCTGCTGTATTATTTCATACCCTCCCTGATAATCAAAATAAGAGGTATGATTTATTTGCAGATATGGGAGATATTATATTCTTCTGCAGCCAACAAAATACATGATTTTGGGAGAAGGAAGGCAGGGAACAGCTAGGTTACTGATCTGTATTTTGTCCAGAACCACTGGTCTATGACTAGACTTTAAAACTTGAGTATCTGTGAATTCTGTAATGTCATTAGGGTTTTGGTGAGAGAGGAAAATGATTTGTCAATGATTTGTGTAAAAGGATTTTTGGGTGTACTCCTCTCACATCAGTGAATAACCAGTATTCTCTGAAAGCTCTTTGCAGCTGTAGTATGTCTAAAATGCACAGTGTTTGGCATTTTAAGTGATGAAGCTTTATTTGGTTATTAGAAGGATACTCTGCAAAACATAGCACACAACCTTAGCAAGCCTAGCCCAGCCAATAtacagaaatagaagaaaatgatGGATTTTAATGGTTTCCTCAGCCACATTAATGCCTTTGACAGTCCTGAAAAGAGAATTCCTAATGAGAGCTGAAACAAATGTGTGCAGGAAGTGGtcttgcttttgctgctgcacaTTTGAGTTCCTCTAATTGCATCAATAAGGAATTTCTGCTCCTCATCTAATGAATGCCTTTTGACTATTTTCTGAAAGGCAACTGGATGTAGGGATAAACACTGGCACCTTTTGTATGAAGTCACATAAACAGGTTTCAATTGCTAGCTATCAGCCCTAGAAACACTGTGGTATAATGCAGTACAGTAAATACCActgtgcctttttatttttaattttttattaagcCAAGGTTTCCCTCTGCTTTGCCTCTGGTGTGATACTTAAGGGTGCTTTTTAGTCTCTCTTGTGTTGGGCAGCAATCAGGAATTTTTTCCGAGCTATTCCTCCACCATCTCTATCTTCAGACAATTCAGAATTCATATGATACTACAGTACCTGGATCTTTACTTCCTTCTGGGCTCAAAAAGTGAGTTTTAGAGCAAGGACTGGAGTTggggggggcagagggagacACCCcgagtttgattttttttatcgTTATCATTTTTCTCCCTAAACAGAGGCACAATTGGTGCAGGTGCAGTGGATTACTTATGAAAGaagttttctatttaaaaacaagagAGACTTTAATGAGATCTGCTGAGGGTTTGTACAATAGGTATTGTATTAAACCAGAGCTCAGGCTTCACATTGATTGTGGTATTTAAATTTCAATGAGTTGATTATGTATGAGAGTAAAATGACCAGTATTATGAATGTACAAAAAGGGGACATGGAAGAGCTGTGccagaaaagtgagaaaaacgTTCCCTTTATAGTCCCTAGAGTTCAATAAAGCACCACTATTTCCCagcttttaaaagctcttttatCACAATGGTTCATACCTCGCATTCCCTGGAGCCTGATTTGTTATACGTGCAGGGTCCTGTTCCATTCAGCAGCATCTCACTGGTTTCAGTGTTGGTAGGTTTGTAATCTACATAAAATTCCTGTGTGCTTGGAGTCATTTGCTTCAGCgactgtcttttctttttcctgtgcctTCGCATGAGAGAgcgctgctgcagctgcttcatGCTGGCAGGGTAACGCTTCCATGACACATAGATCACCAGCAGGATCACCAGCACCGACAGGAAGAGAGCCACGCTGCCTGCTATGATTTTATGGAAGGAGATGTGTTCTGTGTCGTGCTCGGGCTCGGAGCTGGCTTCGGTGGCTCCCATAGTTGGGGGCAGAGGGGGCTTGCTGTCGTGTTTAGGCCTGGTGAGTTTTGGTTTAAATGTTGGCTTTGGGAGAGCTCGTGCTAGTTCAAACCTTTCCGTGGTACTCTTGCCACAGATGCTGTAGTTTTTCACTGCATCAATAACATTCACCCCTTGCAGCTCTTTGGGGCTGGCACAAATAATTGTATTTTCCCTCAGCCCTTTAAAACTTTTAAGCCAGTTTACCAGTGAGCAAATGTTTCTGCTGCATTCCCATATATTCCCGGCAAGGCTGATGTCATTGAGAGATATCCAAGAATCCAAAATTTCTTGACCAATAAATGTGAGCTTGTTCGAATCCAGGTTGAGGCGCTGTAAATTGGGCACACACTGAAAAACACTAGGTCCACTGAAAGCTTCTATTTCATTGCCAGATAAATCAAGTCTTTGTAATGAGCTCCAGGTCCAGGACATAGTTTGTCCTATCACACTGATTTTATTCCACTGTAAATAAAGGTTTTGAAGGCTGACTAGCCTTGGAAAAAGTGCCAGGTTGAGCTTAGAAAATTGATTGTGCTCCAGATGAAGCTCTTTCAGTCTGATCATACCTGCAAAGACATTCCTTGCTAAACTCCGGATGCGATTATAACCCAGGTCCAACAGTTCAAGGTTCCTACAATCTTGAAATATTCGAACAGGGATGGTTCTTAGGGAATTGGACCGCAAATGTAAACTCAGCAGCTTCCTTAAGCCCCTGAACTGTTCAGATCCCAGAGACTGCAGCTGATTGTATGACAGATCCAAATTCCGGAGATTTGTCACAGGTCTGAAGGTATTATTAAGAAAATAGGAGATTCTGTTGGAACTCAAGATCAACTCTTTTAGTCTGCGTATTCCACTGAAAGCATTTTCGTCAATATTGCTGATGTGGTTATGGTCTAAATAGAGCCAGGTGAGTTGATTAAGACCTTTAAATTGATTGTATTTTAGTTTTTGGAGGCTGTTATATCGAAGGGACAAACCTAAACAACCAGCAGATATACTTGAGGGAATCTCCTGCAATTTCTGAGATTCACAATATACCATTTTGCCTTCACACCTACAGCCCTTAGGGCATCCTCGTTCAGCAGAAGAAAGCATTGTCAGTAATACAGTAGGGGCTATTACCAGAGCTACAGCTGATCCGCTCAGTAGCCTAATTACATTGAaacctggaaataaaaacaacttaGAAAAGTTATCCCCCCACACatcagtcattttttttttcaatcatgCTAAAATCTCTTACTTCAGCAATCATTTATAAAGCCCTAGCTTGACTCGACTACTTTTcatattgggttttttttttaaaactcagctatttttttggttttttgttttaagaataCCTCGATATAAGTACTGAAAAACAGTTGGGTAAAAGGTGTAATCCCTAAGCCATTTAAGTATAATAACAAATCACATCAAGGTAAATTTATGGAGTAATTAAAGCACAGGCTA from Vidua chalybeata isolate OUT-0048 chromosome 8, bVidCha1 merged haplotype, whole genome shotgun sequence encodes:
- the LRRTM3 gene encoding leucine-rich repeat transmembrane neuronal protein 3 isoform X2, whose amino-acid sequence is MGFNVIRLLSGSAVALVIAPTVLLTMLSSAERGCPKGCRCEGKMVYCESQKLQEIPSSISAGCLGLSLRYNSLQKLKYNQFKGLNQLTWLYLDHNHISNIDENAFSGIRRLKELILSSNRISYFLNNTFRPVTNLRNLDLSYNQLQSLGSEQFRGLRKLLSLHLRSNSLRTIPVRIFQDCRNLELLDLGYNRIRSLARNVFAGMIRLKELHLEHNQFSKLNLALFPRLVSLQNLYLQWNKISVIGQTMSWTWSSLQRLDLSGNEIEAFSGPSVFQCVPNLQRLNLDSNKLTFIGQEILDSWISLNDISLAGNIWECSRNICSLVNWLKSFKGLRENTIICASPKELQGVNVIDAVKNYSICGKSTTERFELARALPKPTFKPKLTRPKHDSKPPLPPTMGATEASSEPEHDTEHISFHKIIAGSVALFLSVLVILLVIYVSWKRYPASMKQLQQRSLMRRHRKKKRQSLKQMTPSTQEFYVDYKPTNTETSEMLLNGTGPCTYNKSGSRECEIPLSMNVSTFLAYDQPTLSYCGVHHELLAHKPYEASRQEEAVDTGLEAELDLSTITTVARIKEHGQQLP
- the LRRTM3 gene encoding leucine-rich repeat transmembrane neuronal protein 3 isoform X3 translates to MGFNVIRLLSGSAVALVIAPTVLLTMLSSAERGCPKGCRCEGKMVYCESQKLQEIPSSISAGCLGLSLRYNSLQKLKYNQFKGLNQLTWLYLDHNHISNIDENAFSGIRRLKELILSSNRISYFLNNTFRPVTNLRNLDLSYNQLQSLGSEQFRGLRKLLSLHLRSNSLRTIPVRIFQDCRNLELLDLGYNRIRSLARNVFAGMIRLKELHLEHNQFSKLNLALFPRLVSLQNLYLQWNKISVIGQTMSWTWSSLQRLDLSGNEIEAFSGPSVFQCVPNLQRLNLDSNKLTFIGQEILDSWISLNDISLAGNIWECSRNICSLVNWLKSFKGLRENTIICASPKELQGVNVIDAVKNYSICGKSTTERFELARALPKPTFKPKLTRPKHDSKPPLPPTMGATEASSEPEHDTEHISFHKIIAGSVALFLSVLVILLVIYVSWKRYPASMKQLQQRSLMRRHRKKKRQSLKQMTPSTQEFYVDYKPTNTETSEMLLNGTGPCTYNKSGSRECEV
- the LRRTM3 gene encoding leucine-rich repeat transmembrane neuronal protein 3 isoform X1, coding for MTDVWGDNFSKLFLFPGFNVIRLLSGSAVALVIAPTVLLTMLSSAERGCPKGCRCEGKMVYCESQKLQEIPSSISAGCLGLSLRYNSLQKLKYNQFKGLNQLTWLYLDHNHISNIDENAFSGIRRLKELILSSNRISYFLNNTFRPVTNLRNLDLSYNQLQSLGSEQFRGLRKLLSLHLRSNSLRTIPVRIFQDCRNLELLDLGYNRIRSLARNVFAGMIRLKELHLEHNQFSKLNLALFPRLVSLQNLYLQWNKISVIGQTMSWTWSSLQRLDLSGNEIEAFSGPSVFQCVPNLQRLNLDSNKLTFIGQEILDSWISLNDISLAGNIWECSRNICSLVNWLKSFKGLRENTIICASPKELQGVNVIDAVKNYSICGKSTTERFELARALPKPTFKPKLTRPKHDSKPPLPPTMGATEASSEPEHDTEHISFHKIIAGSVALFLSVLVILLVIYVSWKRYPASMKQLQQRSLMRRHRKKKRQSLKQMTPSTQEFYVDYKPTNTETSEMLLNGTGPCTYNKSGSRECEIPLSMNVSTFLAYDQPTLSYCGVHHELLAHKPYEASRQEEAVDTGLEAELDLSTITTVARIKEHGQQLP